The following are from one region of the Methylophilus sp. DW102 genome:
- a CDS encoding TolC family outer membrane protein translates to MKLKKIASALLVGVFSYSSLAWAASPESLEKIIEKAVSENPEVQASFHAFKSAELDESAAKGKYLPNVTVDQVFRNQERLTPNVSNTYSPNQQSTLTLRQMIFDGLATPSEVGRLDHVAKSRFYELQGQMQAVALDTATAYYDLIRYRRLVSYAQDNFVVHKQVFDKIKSRVDAGVGKKVDLEQATGRLALAEANLVTETNNLYDVSARFQRLVGELPPENLNEVMMTGDGLAPSADQVLDAAYKQNPNVLAAIENIIAVEKSVSGRKAAFMPRVDLQGRKIIDVNDKSRLSTLAADTLEVTASWNIFNGFTDKSNLDSAVETLNRSHDLRDKACIDTRQLVAISYNSIKQLTEQVAYRKQHQDSIENARLAYRKQYEIGQRTLLDLLDTENEYFQSRRNFTIAEMDLNTAYAKTYAGQGLLLSKLGVTRTDVGDYPREEYMDRENVCKAVVPEQIVPDKAALLANAKPWEGSGEAFKPKAQEKATMKFTPRILFQANSAIILPESYADLDIVNDIVKEWGNDKVEIAGHTDKRSTSKEKYNLLLSEKRAKAVADYLIKKGTDAKRLVVKGYGFSQPIAENDPVEGNDANRRVEIIRFQAVE, encoded by the coding sequence ATGAAACTAAAAAAAATTGCCTCAGCGCTCCTCGTGGGCGTGTTCTCTTATTCTTCGTTGGCCTGGGCGGCGAGTCCTGAAAGTCTCGAAAAAATTATCGAGAAAGCAGTATCAGAGAACCCAGAAGTTCAAGCGAGCTTTCATGCATTTAAGTCAGCGGAACTGGATGAGTCTGCGGCCAAAGGCAAATATCTGCCGAACGTGACTGTAGATCAGGTGTTCAGAAATCAGGAGCGCCTGACCCCTAATGTAAGCAATACCTATTCTCCTAACCAGCAATCCACCCTGACTCTGCGCCAAATGATTTTTGATGGCCTGGCGACGCCATCAGAAGTCGGTCGTCTGGACCATGTGGCTAAGTCACGCTTCTACGAGTTGCAAGGGCAGATGCAGGCAGTAGCGTTAGATACCGCCACGGCTTACTACGATTTGATCCGTTACCGCCGCTTGGTCTCTTATGCTCAGGATAACTTTGTCGTGCACAAGCAAGTCTTCGATAAGATCAAGTCTCGTGTAGATGCTGGCGTAGGTAAGAAGGTTGACCTTGAGCAAGCAACAGGGCGTCTTGCTTTGGCCGAGGCTAATCTGGTGACGGAAACAAATAATTTGTATGATGTTTCTGCGCGCTTTCAGCGTCTGGTAGGTGAGTTGCCGCCGGAGAATCTGAATGAAGTGATGATGACGGGCGATGGTCTTGCTCCTTCAGCTGATCAGGTGTTAGATGCTGCTTACAAGCAAAACCCGAACGTTCTGGCTGCGATCGAAAATATTATTGCGGTTGAAAAATCTGTTTCCGGTCGTAAAGCTGCCTTTATGCCGCGTGTTGATTTGCAAGGCCGTAAAATTATTGACGTCAACGATAAAAGTAGACTCAGTACTTTAGCTGCCGATACGCTGGAAGTAACTGCGAGCTGGAATATTTTCAACGGCTTTACGGATAAATCCAATCTGGACTCCGCGGTTGAAACCCTGAACCGCTCACACGACTTGCGAGACAAAGCGTGTATTGATACCCGCCAACTGGTTGCAATTTCTTACAACAGCATTAAGCAACTGACTGAGCAAGTGGCTTACCGCAAACAGCATCAGGATTCGATTGAAAATGCGCGCTTGGCTTATCGCAAGCAATACGAAATCGGCCAGCGTACCTTGCTTGACTTGCTGGATACTGAAAACGAATACTTCCAGTCACGTCGTAACTTCACTATTGCGGAAATGGATTTGAATACGGCCTATGCAAAAACGTATGCAGGTCAAGGCTTGTTGCTGAGCAAACTCGGCGTTACACGCACAGATGTGGGTGATTATCCTCGTGAAGAATACATGGATCGCGAGAATGTGTGTAAAGCAGTAGTGCCTGAGCAAATCGTGCCCGATAAAGCAGCATTGCTGGCAAATGCCAAACCATGGGAAGGTAGTGGTGAAGCCTTTAAGCCTAAAGCGCAAGAAAAGGCGACCATGAAATTTACGCCACGCATTCTGTTCCAGGCTAATAGTGCGATTATCTTGCCAGAGTCCTATGCCGACCTGGATATTGTGAATGATATTGTCAAAGAGTGGGGCAACGACAAGGTTGAGATTGCTGGCCACACGGACAAGCGTAGTACTTCCAAAGAAAAGTACAATCTGCTGTTGTCTGAAAAACGTGCAAAAGCTGTTGCCGACTATCTGATCAAAAAAGGCACTGATGCTAAGCGTCTGGTTGTTAAGGGCTATGGTTTCTCACAGCCGATTGCTGAAAACGATCCAGTTGAAGGTAACGATGCCAACCGTCGTGTAGAAATTATTCGTTTCCAGGCTGTTGAGTAA